A genomic stretch from Calidithermus timidus DSM 17022 includes:
- a CDS encoding cyclase family protein, whose protein sequence is MPRFVDLSAPIQATPPEMPPFQRISIEFSDHKAGLEEVRTLFGLGPEHLRRGEAWAVETITHLGTHSSTHVDAPYHYNSVIGGEPALRIHELPLEWFFAPGVVLEFRHKADGEAITQAEVEAELARIGHVLRPLDIVLMRTGRDAFYGAPDYWTKGPGVSVEATRWLFDQGVRVMGIDAWGWDRPLHLQAKEAREQNRPGIFWAAHQADLPYAQLERLCNLGALPSSGFRVACFPLRIVGASAAPARVVAILE, encoded by the coding sequence ATGCCCCGCTTCGTCGACCTCTCGGCCCCCATCCAGGCCACCCCTCCCGAGATGCCACCCTTTCAGCGCATCAGCATCGAGTTCTCCGACCACAAGGCGGGCCTCGAGGAGGTGCGGACCCTTTTCGGTCTGGGCCCCGAGCACCTGCGGCGGGGGGAGGCCTGGGCGGTGGAGACCATCACCCACCTGGGTACCCACAGCTCCACCCATGTGGACGCGCCCTATCACTACAACTCGGTCATCGGTGGGGAGCCGGCCCTCCGCATCCATGAACTGCCGCTGGAGTGGTTTTTCGCCCCAGGGGTGGTGCTGGAGTTCCGTCACAAGGCCGACGGCGAGGCCATCACCCAAGCAGAGGTGGAGGCCGAGCTGGCGCGCATCGGCCACGTCCTGCGGCCTTTGGACATCGTGCTCATGCGCACCGGGCGGGATGCTTTCTACGGGGCTCCCGACTACTGGACAAAAGGCCCTGGGGTCAGCGTGGAGGCCACCCGCTGGCTCTTCGACCAGGGGGTGCGGGTGATGGGGATTGACGCCTGGGGTTGGGATCGGCCCCTGCACTTGCAGGCCAAAGAGGCTCGGGAGCAAAACCGGCCCGGCATTTTCTGGGCCGCCCACCAGGCCGACCTGCCCTACGCCCAACTCGAGCGCCTGTGCAACCTGGGAGCCCTGCCCAGCAGCGGCTTTAGGGTGGCTTGCTTCCCCCTGCGCATCGTGGGGGCCAGCGCTGCTCCGGCCCGGGTGGTGGCCATTCTGGAGTGA
- a CDS encoding fumarylacetoacetate hydrolase family protein yields the protein MRIARMEFPTLDGPEVRIVVASRQEPGRWVDVRTALRLAFERRGATPAAARRLAQALAPGSLSAALENGEAFMEALAQAAEDTCEEALAPEGGRLVAPIDPSLYRDFLSFEVHFTNAARLHNHGVAPVLYEMPVGYMGHHLAFIGPEETVPWPFYAKECMDFELELGIVVGRGGRNLRPEEATGHILGLTILNDFSARDIQLREMQGRLGPAKGKHFCNAVGPVIVTLDELPSRDLRMTARVNGEVWSSGQSGTMLWSLEELVAWASAGEPLPAGALLGSGTVGFGCGMELQRYLNPGDLVELEVEGIGVLRNRLGQPPAEGWWPSPKTPSIQV from the coding sequence ATGAGAATCGCCCGTATGGAATTCCCTACCCTCGACGGCCCCGAGGTGCGCATCGTGGTGGCTTCTCGGCAGGAGCCAGGCCGCTGGGTGGATGTGCGCACCGCGCTTCGGCTGGCCTTTGAGCGCCGCGGGGCCACCCCGGCGGCAGCCCGCCGGCTGGCCCAGGCCCTAGCACCCGGCAGCCTGAGCGCCGCACTAGAAAACGGCGAGGCCTTTATGGAGGCCTTAGCCCAGGCCGCCGAGGACACCTGCGAGGAGGCCCTGGCCCCCGAGGGCGGGCGGTTGGTGGCCCCCATAGACCCCAGCCTCTACCGCGACTTCCTCTCCTTCGAGGTGCACTTCACCAACGCGGCCCGCCTGCACAACCACGGGGTGGCCCCGGTGCTCTACGAGATGCCCGTGGGCTATATGGGCCACCACCTGGCCTTCATCGGCCCCGAGGAGACCGTGCCCTGGCCCTTCTACGCCAAGGAGTGCATGGACTTTGAGCTCGAGCTCGGCATCGTAGTGGGGCGTGGAGGGCGCAACCTGCGCCCGGAGGAGGCCACGGGGCACATCTTAGGCCTCACCATCCTCAACGACTTCAGCGCCCGCGACATCCAGCTCCGCGAGATGCAGGGCCGGCTGGGGCCGGCCAAGGGCAAGCACTTTTGCAACGCGGTGGGCCCGGTCATCGTGACCTTGGACGAACTGCCCTCACGCGACCTTCGGATGACCGCGCGGGTCAACGGCGAGGTCTGGTCGAGCGGGCAGAGCGGCACCATGCTGTGGTCGCTGGAGGAGCTGGTGGCCTGGGCCTCGGCAGGGGAGCCCCTGCCCGCTGGGGCCCTCTTGGGTAGCGGGACGGTGGGCTTTGGCTGTGGGATGGAGCTCCAGCGCTACCTGAATCCCGGCGACCTGGTGGAGCTCGAGGTGGAAGGCATCGGGGTGCTGCGCAACCGGCTGGGCCAGCCCCCCGCCGAGGGCTGGTGGCCCAGCCCCAAGACCCCCAGCATTCAGGTGTAG
- a CDS encoding VOC family protein: MPRCLLSQLVHAELITPKLEESLAFFTQIGGLYLVHREAERAYLRCWGDHYTYSLILTQGELPALGHAAWRTWSPEDLEQAVRNIEASGVQGEWVEGSFGHGPAYRFRAPGGHTLELLWEVERYQAPPERASTYPERPQRFTGGGLEPRQLDHLTVASSDPYRDAEWFRRVLGFRFMCYNGLEDNPDLVVFAMVTTNEKNHDLAFAKDMSPIPGRLHHLAFWVDNRELHQRAADLLLEAGVPLEYGPGIHGMGEQTYLYFREPGGLRIEVNTGGVRNYVPDWEPVRWRPSQGSNTFYRNTAMPDSMLEAFPPAEKVAAADLELVPDSQQPNPWGKRGLG, from the coding sequence ATGCCTAGGTGCCTTTTGTCCCAGTTGGTCCATGCAGAACTCATCACCCCGAAGCTCGAGGAGTCCTTGGCCTTCTTTACCCAGATTGGCGGGCTCTACCTGGTGCACCGCGAGGCGGAGCGGGCCTACCTGCGCTGCTGGGGCGACCACTACACCTACAGCCTGATTCTGACCCAAGGGGAGCTGCCTGCCCTGGGCCACGCAGCCTGGCGCACCTGGAGCCCAGAGGATCTGGAGCAGGCCGTGCGCAACATCGAGGCCAGCGGGGTACAGGGGGAGTGGGTGGAGGGAAGCTTTGGCCACGGCCCGGCCTACCGCTTCCGGGCCCCAGGGGGGCACACGTTGGAGCTGCTCTGGGAGGTGGAGCGCTACCAGGCCCCGCCCGAGCGGGCCTCCACCTACCCCGAGCGGCCCCAGCGCTTTACCGGCGGGGGGCTGGAGCCGCGCCAGCTCGACCACCTGACCGTAGCCAGCAGCGACCCCTACCGCGATGCGGAGTGGTTCCGCCGGGTGCTGGGCTTTCGCTTCATGTGCTACAACGGCCTGGAGGACAACCCCGACTTGGTGGTCTTCGCCATGGTCACCACCAACGAGAAGAACCACGACCTGGCCTTCGCCAAGGACATGTCGCCCATTCCCGGCCGGCTGCACCACCTGGCCTTCTGGGTGGACAACCGCGAGCTGCACCAGCGGGCCGCCGACCTGTTGCTGGAGGCGGGGGTGCCGCTGGAGTACGGCCCCGGCATCCACGGCATGGGCGAGCAGACCTACCTCTACTTCCGCGAACCCGGCGGCCTTCGCATCGAGGTGAACACCGGCGGGGTGCGCAACTACGTGCCGGACTGGGAGCCGGTGCGCTGGCGGCCCTCCCAGGGCTCCAACACCTTCTACCGCAACACCGCCATGCCCGACTCCATGCTGGAAGCCTTCCCGCCCGCCGAGAAGGTAGCCGCCGCCGACCTCGAGCTCGTCCCCGACAGCCAGCAGCCCAACCCCTGGGGCAAGCGCGGCCTGGGGTAA
- a CDS encoding VOC family protein, whose amino-acid sequence MLELRPHHLGLSVPNLEESIAWYERTLGFALEKTLYLGAIPARVAFLRRGEFRLELFEVPGAKPLPEERKTPHADLKTHGTKHLAFAVEDVEAAVRELEGRGVEVVMRARIEGGPMAFIRDNAGNLLELVQVSSF is encoded by the coding sequence ATGCTTGAGCTTCGCCCCCATCACCTGGGCCTGAGCGTGCCCAACCTGGAGGAGAGCATCGCCTGGTATGAGCGAACGCTGGGCTTTGCGCTGGAGAAGACCCTCTACCTGGGGGCCATCCCGGCCCGGGTGGCCTTTTTGCGGCGGGGGGAGTTCCGCCTGGAGCTCTTTGAGGTGCCCGGGGCAAAGCCCCTGCCCGAGGAGCGCAAGACCCCCCACGCCGACCTTAAGACCCACGGCACCAAGCACCTGGCCTTTGCGGTGGAGGATGTGGAGGCGGCGGTGAGGGAACTCGAGGGGCGGGGGGTAGAAGTGGTTATGCGGGCCCGCATCGAGGGTGGCCCCATGGCCTTTATCCGTGATAACGCAGGGAACTTGCTCGAGCTGGTGCAGGTTTCCTCGTTTTGA
- a CDS encoding FAD-binding oxidoreductase gives MSFKGRVYRKGEPGYEEARVGRIFNGRSPERSPELIVFAEDEEDVAQAVRLARAQGLRLAVRAGGHSWAAWSLREGALLLDLSRLQGMAYDEATGVVAVAPAVQGGATLAPYLEARGRMFHGGHCPTVGLGGFLLQGGMGWNCRGWGWAAEAVVGLEVVTAEGERVRANAKEHADLYWAARGAGPGFPGVVTRFYLQTRPLPRALTQTTHVYPLDCTAEVLAWLQEVHAQVDPRVELVALSLVPPGFGERALVVHGLAMVDSPAEGREALAPLETSPALGKALLRQVAEPTCFEDERREQLRQNPEGARYAVDNAWLQGPPEAVVPRLVEAFTTPPTPETFALWFSMAPLRPLPDMALSLQSEIYFALYTIWRDPADDARCRGWLAQQMRRLEPVTLGQYLGDSDFTTRSLRFMREENWARLQAIRAQRDPLGLFVGYLTNDERRLNRNPWEDHA, from the coding sequence ATGAGCTTCAAAGGAAGGGTCTACCGAAAGGGCGAGCCCGGCTACGAGGAGGCCCGCGTGGGGCGCATCTTCAACGGACGCAGCCCCGAGCGTTCCCCCGAGCTGATCGTCTTTGCCGAGGACGAAGAGGACGTGGCGCAGGCGGTGCGGCTGGCCCGGGCCCAGGGCCTACGGCTGGCGGTGCGGGCCGGGGGGCATAGCTGGGCGGCCTGGAGCCTGCGGGAAGGTGCTTTGCTCCTCGACCTCTCCCGCCTCCAGGGGATGGCCTACGACGAGGCGACCGGTGTGGTGGCGGTGGCCCCCGCGGTTCAGGGCGGGGCGACGCTGGCCCCTTACCTCGAGGCCCGCGGGCGGATGTTCCACGGCGGGCACTGTCCCACGGTGGGGCTGGGGGGCTTTTTGCTCCAGGGGGGCATGGGCTGGAACTGCCGCGGCTGGGGCTGGGCCGCCGAGGCGGTGGTGGGGCTGGAGGTGGTCACCGCCGAGGGCGAGCGGGTGCGGGCCAATGCCAAAGAGCACGCCGACCTCTACTGGGCCGCGCGGGGCGCCGGGCCGGGCTTCCCCGGGGTGGTGACCCGCTTTTACCTGCAGACCCGTCCCTTGCCTAGAGCCCTCACCCAGACCACCCACGTCTACCCCCTGGATTGCACCGCCGAGGTGCTGGCCTGGCTGCAGGAGGTGCACGCCCAGGTGGACCCCCGGGTGGAGCTGGTGGCCTTGAGCCTGGTTCCGCCTGGTTTTGGCGAGCGGGCCCTGGTGGTGCACGGTCTGGCTATGGTGGATAGCCCGGCGGAGGGCCGGGAGGCTTTGGCCCCGTTGGAGACAAGCCCGGCTTTGGGAAAGGCCCTGCTCCGCCAGGTGGCCGAGCCCACCTGCTTCGAGGACGAGCGGCGCGAGCAGCTAAGGCAGAACCCCGAAGGGGCCCGCTACGCGGTGGACAACGCCTGGCTTCAAGGCCCCCCGGAGGCGGTGGTGCCCCGCTTGGTGGAGGCTTTTACCACCCCGCCCACCCCTGAGACCTTCGCCCTGTGGTTCAGCATGGCCCCGCTGCGCCCCCTGCCGGATATGGCCCTGTCCTTGCAAAGCGAAATCTACTTCGCCCTGTACACCATCTGGCGCGACCCCGCCGACGACGCGCGCTGCCGGGGGTGGCTGGCCCAGCAGATGCGGCGCCTCGAGCCCGTCACCCTGGGCCAGTACCTGGGCGACTCCGACTTCACCACCCGCTCACTGCGCTTTATGCGGGAGGAGAACTGGGCGCGATTGCAGGCCATCCGGGCTCAGCGCGACCCGCTGGGGCTTTTTGTGGGCTACCTGACCAACGACGAGCGCAGGTTGAACCGCAACCCTTGGGAGGATCATGCTTGA
- a CDS encoding SDR family NAD(P)-dependent oxidoreductase codes for MNLPPAANPKARSSRLEGKVAIVTGTGSGIGKACALMFARHGASVVGCDLDPQAAQATLEEARAEGLVLESLHPCDLTRPEEAGRLVDFTLERFGRLQILVNAAAWAAFKPVEELSYEEWRKTLASELDLVFLLCQAAWPYLKRQGGAILNFASANAYRVLERSPALAHCAGKGGVLALTRQLALEGAPFGIRANTISPGLVVTGATRPVIADPEIHDLWLKEHMLARFGTPEDVAWAAVFLVSDEASWITAADLAVDGGTRAL; via the coding sequence GTGAACCTTCCCCCGGCTGCCAACCCCAAAGCCCGCTCGAGCCGCCTAGAGGGCAAGGTGGCAATTGTGACCGGTACCGGCAGCGGCATTGGCAAGGCCTGCGCCCTGATGTTTGCCCGCCACGGGGCCAGCGTGGTGGGCTGCGACCTAGACCCCCAGGCGGCCCAGGCCACCCTGGAGGAGGCCCGGGCCGAGGGCCTGGTGCTGGAGAGCCTGCATCCCTGCGACCTGACCCGGCCCGAGGAGGCAGGGCGGCTGGTGGACTTCACCCTGGAGCGCTTTGGCCGCCTCCAGATTCTGGTCAACGCCGCGGCCTGGGCGGCCTTCAAGCCGGTGGAGGAGCTGAGCTACGAGGAGTGGAGGAAGACCCTAGCAAGCGAACTCGACCTGGTTTTTCTGCTTTGCCAGGCGGCCTGGCCTTACCTCAAGCGGCAGGGTGGGGCCATCCTCAACTTCGCCTCGGCCAACGCCTACCGGGTGCTGGAGAGAAGCCCTGCGCTGGCCCACTGCGCGGGCAAGGGCGGGGTGCTGGCCCTGACCCGGCAACTTGCGCTGGAGGGGGCGCCTTTTGGTATCCGGGCTAACACCATCTCCCCCGGACTGGTGGTGACCGGGGCCACCCGGCCGGTCATCGCCGACCCCGAGATACACGACCTGTGGCTCAAGGAACACATGCTGGCCCGCTTCGGTACCCCCGAGGACGTGGCCTGGGCGGCGGTTTTCCTGGTCTCGGACGAGGCGAGCTGGATTACCGCCGCCGACCTTGCCGTAGACGGAGGTACAAGGGCGCTATGA
- a CDS encoding nuclear transport factor 2 family protein, whose product MTREHYAAYIRRFNAQDLSVFEEFLSPEVRVLNGTLELLGREAMRAHYARIWRTFRETLEVERWVGDGEGVAVQMKAHFEALRDDPASPFGPVVAGERFEFEGLILYRVQDERFTEIRVAYNRFTHTDREGRKRELGIPH is encoded by the coding sequence ATGACCCGTGAGCACTACGCGGCCTACATCCGGCGTTTCAACGCCCAGGATCTGAGCGTTTTTGAGGAGTTCCTCTCGCCGGAGGTGCGGGTGCTCAACGGCACCCTGGAGCTGCTGGGCCGCGAGGCCATGCGGGCCCACTACGCCCGCATCTGGCGCACCTTCCGCGAAACCCTGGAGGTAGAGCGCTGGGTGGGGGACGGCGAGGGGGTAGCGGTGCAGATGAAGGCCCACTTCGAGGCCCTGCGGGACGACCCCGCCTCGCCCTTTGGCCCTGTGGTTGCCGGTGAGCGCTTTGAGTTTGAAGGCCTCATCCTATACCGGGTGCAGGACGAGCGCTTCACCGAGATTCGGGTGGCCTACAACCGCTTCACCCACACCGACCGGGAAGGGCGCAAGCGGGAGCTGGGCATTCCCCACTAG
- a CDS encoding ABC transporter permease subunit, with the protein MRRVSGWFWIGLLVLVVLPGLLPSYWLFLATGILIASLLTWSLGLLSGMAGLVSLCQLSLAGVGGWVVAYFNANELPVPFVLQVLLGAAAALGVGVLIGLPSLRVRGVHLAVVSLGFAAVADLAFTLLNFPGGVIGKPVVRPGLLASDAAYYWFCLGALLLCLGLGLWLSRSRMGSAWRAVKHSERAAAAMGIDVSGSKLWAFAISAGMAGLAGGLLAGLLGLLSASNFAPTGSLVLFASAVMVGAHYPAGALLAGGMSWLIPEALSRLGLSQNLGNLFFAFGVLMALKAGGGVFEVAARKRARPVVTRPLAPSPSGPTRPGQPGPKPVLEVENLSVNYGTVQALSRVSLTLREGQVLGLIGPNGAGKSSLVDAVSGFVPYQGQVRLLGQPLEGLSPSRRAQAGLRRSFQQDRTIPELSARAYLELAAGRTLTPPELAEALAFAGLEDPEAPLYALDVGTRRTLEVASILAARPKTVLLDEPAAGLSAAESHALAERIAQIPALYGAAVLLIEHDMEVVRRACGEVVVLDFGAVLEVGPTAEVLASPKVVAAYLGEEVAA; encoded by the coding sequence ATGCGGCGCGTTAGTGGGTGGTTCTGGATTGGCCTGCTGGTGTTGGTGGTCCTCCCAGGGCTGCTTCCCAGCTACTGGCTCTTTTTGGCCACGGGGATTCTCATCGCCAGCCTGCTCACCTGGAGCCTGGGGTTGTTGAGCGGAATGGCCGGGCTGGTCTCGCTCTGCCAGCTCTCGCTGGCCGGGGTGGGGGGCTGGGTGGTGGCCTACTTCAACGCCAACGAGCTGCCGGTACCCTTCGTGCTGCAGGTGCTGCTTGGGGCCGCGGCGGCCCTGGGTGTTGGGGTTCTTATCGGCCTGCCCTCGTTGCGGGTGCGTGGAGTGCACTTGGCCGTGGTCAGCCTGGGCTTTGCCGCGGTGGCCGATCTGGCCTTCACCCTGCTCAACTTTCCCGGTGGGGTCATCGGCAAGCCGGTGGTGCGGCCCGGCCTGCTGGCCTCCGATGCGGCCTACTACTGGTTCTGTCTGGGGGCGCTGCTGCTGTGCCTGGGTCTGGGCCTGTGGCTCTCCCGCAGCCGCATGGGCAGCGCCTGGCGGGCGGTCAAGCACTCCGAGCGGGCCGCTGCGGCCATGGGAATCGACGTGAGCGGGTCCAAGCTCTGGGCCTTCGCCATCAGCGCAGGGATGGCCGGGCTGGCCGGGGGGCTTTTGGCTGGGCTTCTGGGGCTGCTCTCGGCCAGCAACTTCGCCCCCACCGGCTCGCTGGTTCTCTTTGCCAGCGCGGTGATGGTGGGGGCCCACTACCCTGCCGGGGCCCTGCTGGCTGGAGGGATGAGCTGGCTGATTCCCGAGGCCCTGAGCCGACTGGGCCTCTCGCAGAACCTGGGCAACCTGTTCTTCGCCTTCGGGGTTCTGATGGCCCTCAAGGCCGGAGGGGGCGTCTTTGAGGTGGCCGCGCGCAAGCGGGCCCGGCCTGTGGTTACCCGGCCCCTTGCCCCCAGCCCAAGCGGCCCCACGCGGCCCGGCCAACCCGGCCCTAAGCCCGTGCTGGAGGTGGAGAACCTCTCGGTGAACTACGGCACGGTACAGGCCCTTTCCCGGGTGAGCCTCACCCTGCGTGAAGGACAGGTGCTGGGCCTGATTGGGCCCAATGGGGCGGGCAAGTCGAGCCTGGTGGATGCGGTGAGCGGCTTTGTGCCCTACCAGGGTCAGGTGCGGCTTTTGGGGCAGCCCCTGGAGGGGCTTTCCCCCAGCCGGCGGGCCCAAGCTGGGCTGCGCCGCAGCTTCCAGCAAGACCGCACCATCCCCGAGCTAAGCGCGCGGGCCTACCTCGAGCTCGCCGCAGGCCGAACCCTTACCCCTCCTGAGCTGGCCGAGGCCCTGGCCTTCGCCGGGCTGGAAGACCCCGAGGCCCCCCTCTATGCCCTGGACGTGGGCACCCGGCGGACGCTGGAGGTAGCCAGCATCCTGGCTGCAAGGCCCAAGACAGTGCTTTTGGACGAGCCCGCCGCCGGCCTCTCCGCTGCCGAGAGCCATGCCCTGGCCGAGCGCATCGCCCAAATTCCGGCGCTCTACGGGGCGGCGGTGCTCCTTATCGAGCACGACATGGAGGTGGTGCGGCGGGCCTGCGGCGAGGTGGTGGTGCTGGACTTCGGGGCGGTGCTGGAAGTGGGGCCTACCGCCGAGGTGCTCGCCAGCCCCAAGGTGGTGGCGGCCTACCTGGGCGAGGAGGTGGCGGCGTGA
- a CDS encoding ABC transporter ATP-binding protein, producing MSLEVQGLVVARGQAPVVRGVSFSVPPGEVTALLGPNGAGKTTLLEALSGILPVQEGEVRLWGVRVERASRVARARAGLAHVEQGRSVFPSLTVEENLRVGARAGLEEAFHLFPELEKRRWVPAGRLSGGEQQMLVLARALLGRPRVLLLDEMSLGLAPLVVRRLMESVERLAQAGLAVLLVEQFAHLALGIARQALVMSQGRLVYSGPAQALLCEPSLLQEAYLGRLEVGA from the coding sequence GTGAGCCTGGAGGTGCAGGGGCTCGTGGTGGCCCGGGGCCAGGCCCCGGTGGTACGGGGGGTGAGCTTCAGCGTGCCGCCGGGGGAGGTAACGGCGCTTTTGGGCCCCAACGGGGCGGGCAAGACCACCCTGCTCGAGGCCCTCTCGGGCATCCTGCCGGTGCAGGAGGGGGAGGTGCGGCTTTGGGGGGTGCGGGTGGAGCGGGCCTCCCGGGTGGCCCGGGCCCGGGCCGGCCTGGCCCATGTGGAACAAGGCCGGTCGGTTTTTCCCAGCCTTACGGTAGAGGAGAACCTCCGGGTGGGGGCCAGGGCCGGTCTGGAAGAAGCTTTCCACCTCTTTCCCGAACTGGAAAAGCGCCGGTGGGTTCCGGCGGGCCGGCTTTCGGGCGGAGAACAGCAGATGCTGGTGCTGGCCCGCGCCCTTCTGGGCCGGCCACGGGTGCTGCTCTTAGACGAGATGTCGCTGGGCCTAGCCCCCCTGGTGGTGCGGCGGCTGATGGAGAGCGTGGAGCGCCTGGCCCAGGCCGGGCTGGCGGTGCTCCTGGTGGAGCAGTTTGCCCATCTGGCCTTAGGCATCGCCCGTCAGGCCTTGGTGATGAGCCAGGGGCGGCTGGTCTACAGCGGCCCGGCCCAGGCCCTGCTGTGCGAGCCCAGCTTGCTGCAGGAGGCCTATTTGGGCCGGCTGGAGGTGGGTGCATGA
- a CDS encoding branched-chain amino acid ABC transporter permease, which translates to MLQAALAGLLSGGAYALLAVCLVLLYRMTGTLNFALGAMGVFGTFVMFSLHEGGRPLGLAVGLGLLTSVGIGGLLGWAMARWFAEAPLQVRSSVTIAYLIALLTLGFWIFGTNPKPVPHLVGFGGVELLGLRIPFATLVTLGLAGLLALGVALFLQRTRAGIWLRALAERPTAAELLGVPVQVLTVGVWAFAGGVSALAVMLIAPNRSPEFGVLSLLVLPAMAGALVGLFRSFPLALVGGLGIGLIEGVASSLPIAPYRQALWFLVMLAALLWSQRKEVWDAAR; encoded by the coding sequence ATGCTGCAAGCTGCCTTGGCCGGTCTGCTCTCGGGAGGTGCCTACGCTTTGCTGGCGGTCTGCTTGGTGCTCCTCTACCGCATGACTGGCACCCTCAACTTTGCCCTAGGGGCCATGGGGGTCTTCGGTACCTTTGTGATGTTCAGCCTCCACGAGGGGGGCAGGCCCCTGGGGCTGGCGGTGGGGCTGGGCCTTTTGACCTCGGTGGGAATCGGTGGCCTACTGGGCTGGGCCATGGCCCGCTGGTTTGCCGAGGCCCCCTTGCAGGTGCGCTCGAGCGTGACCATCGCCTACCTCATCGCCCTCCTCACCCTGGGCTTCTGGATTTTCGGTACCAACCCCAAGCCGGTGCCCCACCTGGTGGGCTTTGGCGGGGTGGAGCTGCTGGGCCTGCGCATTCCCTTCGCCACGCTGGTTACCCTGGGCCTGGCCGGCCTTCTGGCTTTGGGGGTGGCGCTCTTTTTGCAGCGTACTCGGGCTGGCATCTGGCTGCGGGCCCTGGCCGAGCGGCCCACCGCCGCCGAGCTCCTGGGGGTGCCGGTGCAGGTCCTGACCGTGGGGGTCTGGGCTTTTGCCGGCGGGGTCTCGGCCCTAGCCGTCATGCTCATCGCCCCCAACCGCTCGCCGGAGTTTGGGGTGCTCTCCTTGCTGGTGCTGCCCGCCATGGCCGGGGCCCTAGTGGGCCTCTTCCGAAGCTTCCCGCTGGCGCTGGTGGGGGGACTCGGCATCGGGCTCATTGAGGGGGTGGCCTCGAGCCTGCCCATCGCCCCTTACCGGCAGGCCCTTTGGTTCTTGGTGATGCTGGCGGCGTTGCTCTGGTCGCAGCGCAAGGAAGTGTGGGATGCGGCGCGTTAG
- a CDS encoding amidohydrolase family protein, which produces MRLDLHGHLEPPPYTAAVARALGPAPVPPWTVEEQLEMMARYAIAATVVSLPPPGVFLGDGAQARELARATNEFYAALLRQHPRRYAALAALPLPDVEAALAELAYALDVLGLDGVALFTQVGGRYLGDELFEPLWAELNRREAYVFVHPTLPPYPNPLPSLPIWLQEFPFETTRAIAHLLYSGALHRYPRIRFQFAHLGGAAPFLAHRLASLVERAPASLNLAERVPEGPLAYLARLYYDTALSNHAPGLAAALEVAPLERLVFGTDWPYAALPAGPDPAPGLDYLGPARAQVESAHARALVPRLFEVNP; this is translated from the coding sequence ATGCGCCTCGACCTGCACGGACACCTCGAGCCCCCTCCTTACACCGCGGCGGTGGCCCGGGCCCTGGGGCCGGCCCCGGTGCCGCCTTGGACGGTGGAAGAGCAGCTCGAGATGATGGCCCGCTACGCGATTGCCGCCACCGTGGTCTCGCTGCCTCCGCCAGGGGTCTTCCTGGGCGACGGGGCCCAGGCCCGCGAGCTGGCTCGCGCTACCAACGAGTTTTACGCGGCGCTCCTGCGCCAGCATCCCCGCCGCTACGCGGCCCTGGCGGCCCTGCCGCTGCCTGACGTGGAGGCCGCGTTGGCGGAGCTGGCCTACGCCCTGGACGTCTTGGGGCTGGACGGGGTGGCCCTCTTCACCCAGGTGGGGGGGCGCTACCTGGGGGATGAACTTTTCGAGCCGCTTTGGGCTGAATTAAACCGGCGGGAGGCCTATGTCTTCGTCCATCCCACCCTGCCCCCCTACCCGAACCCCCTGCCCAGCCTGCCCATCTGGCTACAGGAGTTTCCCTTCGAGACCACCCGGGCCATCGCCCACCTGCTCTACTCGGGCGCCCTCCACCGCTACCCCCGTATCCGCTTCCAGTTCGCCCACTTGGGCGGGGCGGCCCCCTTCCTGGCCCACCGCCTGGCCTCGCTGGTGGAGCGGGCCCCGGCCTCGCTGAACCTGGCCGAGCGGGTGCCCGAGGGGCCCCTGGCCTACCTGGCCCGGCTCTACTACGACACCGCCCTCTCTAACCATGCCCCGGGTCTGGCCGCGGCGCTCGAGGTAGCCCCCCTGGAGCGGCTGGTCTTCGGCACCGACTGGCCCTACGCGGCCCTGCCCGCAGGCCCCGACCCCGCGCCAGGGCTCGATTACCTGGGCCCCGCGCGGGCCCAGGTGGAAAGCGCCCACGCCCGGGCCTTGGTGCCCCGACTTTTTGAGGTGAATCCATGA